One Ricinus communis isolate WT05 ecotype wild-type chromosome 1, ASM1957865v1, whole genome shotgun sequence DNA window includes the following coding sequences:
- the LOC8286432 gene encoding anthranilate synthase alpha subunit 2, chloroplastic isoform X1: MALSMCTASQLQSLSNKFSLPSMDRSLAAVISRQLPLTVPLPPSSSVNPNARFCTSILKKSLSLVSSSPRVPTLKCSASTSQAYADQSAKFQEASKKGNLVPLYHCILCDHLTPVLAYRCLVKEDDRDAPSFLFESVEPGSDASTVGRYSVLGAQPSVEIVAKENMVTIMDHYEGRRTEEIVDDPMEVPRKMMESWTPQLVDELPEVFSGGWVGYFSYDTVRYVEKKKLPFDGAPPDDRNLPDVHLGLYEDVMIFDHLEKKAYLIHWVRLDRFSTVEEAFNDGINRLENLVSRVHNITTPRLPAGSIQLSTRLFGPKLEMSSMTSEEYKAAVLQAKEHILAGDIFQIVLSQRFERRTFADPFEIYRALRIVNPSPYMAYLQARGCILVASSPEILTRVKKNKIINRPLAGTVRRGKTPKEDKMLEKELLNDEKQCAEHIMLVDLGRNDVGKVSEPGSVKVERLMNIERYSHVMHISSTVSGELLDHLTSWDALRAALPVGTVSGAPKVKAMELIDELEVTRRGPYSGGFGGISFSGDMDIALALRTIVFPTSTRYDTMYSYNNLNKRREWVAHLQAGAGIVADSDPADEQRECENKAAGLARAIDLAEESFVKN, translated from the exons ATGGCACTCTCCATGTGCACAGCTTCTCAGTTACAGTCTCTTTCTAATAAGTTCTCCTTACCTTCAATGGACAGAAGCCTAGCTGCCGTTATTTCCCGTCAGCTTCCGTTAACTGTACCTTTACCTCCATCTTCCTCCGTCAACCCCAATGCAAGATTCTGTACCTCAATTTTAAAGAAGAGTCTTTCTCTAGTTTCCTCAAGTCCCCGTGTCCCTACTTTAAAATGCTCTGCTTCCACCTCTCAAGCTTATG CCGATCAATCAGCAAAATTTCAAGAAGCTTCGAAGAAAGGGAATTTAGTTCCTTTGTACCATTGTATATTATGTGATCACCTTACTCCAGTGCTTGCCTATCGCTGTCTGGTTAAGGAAGATGACAGAGATGCTCCAAGCTTTTTATTCGAATCTGTTGAGCCTGGTTCGGATGCTTCCACTGTT GGGCGATATAGTGTTTTAGGAGCTCAACCGAGTGTAGAAATTGTGGCCAAAGAGAATATGGTGACAATTATGGACCACTATGAAGGACGGAGGACAGAGGAGATTGTGGACGATCCCATGGAAGTTCCTAGGAAAATGATGGAGAGTTGGACCCCCCAACTTGTTGATGAGCTTCCTGAAGTGTTCAGTG GTGGGTGGGTTGGATATTTCTCTTATGACACAGTACGGTATGTTGAGAAGAAAAAGCTGCCTTTTGATGGTGCACCACCAGATGACAGAAATCTCCCTGATGTCCATCTTGGCCTTTATGAAGATGTTATGATATTTGATCATTTGGAGAAG AAAGCATATCTTATTCACTGGGTGCGACTAGATCGATTTTCTACAGTTGAGGAGGCCTTTAATGATGGGATAAATCGGTTGGAAAATTTAGTTTCTCGAGTACATAATATAACTAC ACCAAGGCTACCTGCAGGTTCAATACAGTTGTCAACTCGTCTTTTTGGCCCTAAATTAGAGATGTCAAGCATGACAAGTGAAGAATATAAGGCTGCAGTTTTGCAGGCTAAAGAGCATATTTTGGCTGGTGATATATTTCAGATTGTGTTGAGCCAGCGTTTTGAACGGCGTACATTTGCAGACCCATTTGAGATCTATAGAGCTCTAAGAATTGTTAATCCTAGTCCATATATGGCTTATTTACAG GCTAGAGGATGTATACTGGTTGCTTCTAGTCCAGAAATCCTCACCCGTGTAAAGAAG AATAAGATTATAAACCGGCCCCTTGCTGGGACTGTTAGGAGAGGAAAAACAcctaaagaagataaaatgtTGGAGAAGGAACTTTTAAATGATGAAAAGCAATGTGCAGAACATATTATGCTAGTTGACTTGGGAAGGAATGATGTGGGAAAG GTCTCAGAGCCTGGTTCTGTGAAAGTTGAAAGGCTCATGAATATTGAGAGATATTCTCATGTTATGCACATCAGCTCAACA GTCAGTGGAGAGTTACTTGATCATTTAACAAGCTGGGATGCATTGCGTGCTGCATTGCCTGTTGGCACTGTTAGTGGGGCACCAAAG GTGAAAGCAAtggagttaattgatgaactAGAAGTGACGAGACGTGGGCCATATAGTGGTGGATTTGGTGGCATTTCATTTTCTGGTGATATGGACATTGCTCTGGCTCTCAGAACTATCGTCTTCCCTACAAGCACCCGGTATGATACAATGTATTCATACAACAACTTGAACAAGCGACGAGAATGGGTTGCTCACCTTCAAGCTGGGGCTGGAATTGTGGCCGACAGTGATCCTGCTGATGAGCAGAGAGAATGCGAGAACAAAGCTGCAGGTCTGGCTCGCGCCATTGATCTTGCAGAAGAATCATTTGTGAAGAATTGA
- the LOC8286432 gene encoding anthranilate synthase alpha subunit 2, chloroplastic isoform X2 has product MTEMLQAFYSNLLSLVRMLPLFVLGAQPSVEIVAKENMVTIMDHYEGRRTEEIVDDPMEVPRKMMESWTPQLVDELPEVFSGGWVGYFSYDTVRYVEKKKLPFDGAPPDDRNLPDVHLGLYEDVMIFDHLEKKAYLIHWVRLDRFSTVEEAFNDGINRLENLVSRVHNITTPRLPAGSIQLSTRLFGPKLEMSSMTSEEYKAAVLQAKEHILAGDIFQIVLSQRFERRTFADPFEIYRALRIVNPSPYMAYLQARGCILVASSPEILTRVKKNKIINRPLAGTVRRGKTPKEDKMLEKELLNDEKQCAEHIMLVDLGRNDVGKVSEPGSVKVERLMNIERYSHVMHISSTVSGELLDHLTSWDALRAALPVGTVSGAPKVKAMELIDELEVTRRGPYSGGFGGISFSGDMDIALALRTIVFPTSTRYDTMYSYNNLNKRREWVAHLQAGAGIVADSDPADEQRECENKAAGLARAIDLAEESFVKN; this is encoded by the exons ATGACAGAGATGCTCCAAGCTTTTTATTCGAATCTGTTGAGCCTGGTTCGGATGCTTCCACTGTT TGTTTTAGGAGCTCAACCGAGTGTAGAAATTGTGGCCAAAGAGAATATGGTGACAATTATGGACCACTATGAAGGACGGAGGACAGAGGAGATTGTGGACGATCCCATGGAAGTTCCTAGGAAAATGATGGAGAGTTGGACCCCCCAACTTGTTGATGAGCTTCCTGAAGTGTTCAGTG GTGGGTGGGTTGGATATTTCTCTTATGACACAGTACGGTATGTTGAGAAGAAAAAGCTGCCTTTTGATGGTGCACCACCAGATGACAGAAATCTCCCTGATGTCCATCTTGGCCTTTATGAAGATGTTATGATATTTGATCATTTGGAGAAG AAAGCATATCTTATTCACTGGGTGCGACTAGATCGATTTTCTACAGTTGAGGAGGCCTTTAATGATGGGATAAATCGGTTGGAAAATTTAGTTTCTCGAGTACATAATATAACTAC ACCAAGGCTACCTGCAGGTTCAATACAGTTGTCAACTCGTCTTTTTGGCCCTAAATTAGAGATGTCAAGCATGACAAGTGAAGAATATAAGGCTGCAGTTTTGCAGGCTAAAGAGCATATTTTGGCTGGTGATATATTTCAGATTGTGTTGAGCCAGCGTTTTGAACGGCGTACATTTGCAGACCCATTTGAGATCTATAGAGCTCTAAGAATTGTTAATCCTAGTCCATATATGGCTTATTTACAG GCTAGAGGATGTATACTGGTTGCTTCTAGTCCAGAAATCCTCACCCGTGTAAAGAAG AATAAGATTATAAACCGGCCCCTTGCTGGGACTGTTAGGAGAGGAAAAACAcctaaagaagataaaatgtTGGAGAAGGAACTTTTAAATGATGAAAAGCAATGTGCAGAACATATTATGCTAGTTGACTTGGGAAGGAATGATGTGGGAAAG GTCTCAGAGCCTGGTTCTGTGAAAGTTGAAAGGCTCATGAATATTGAGAGATATTCTCATGTTATGCACATCAGCTCAACA GTCAGTGGAGAGTTACTTGATCATTTAACAAGCTGGGATGCATTGCGTGCTGCATTGCCTGTTGGCACTGTTAGTGGGGCACCAAAG GTGAAAGCAAtggagttaattgatgaactAGAAGTGACGAGACGTGGGCCATATAGTGGTGGATTTGGTGGCATTTCATTTTCTGGTGATATGGACATTGCTCTGGCTCTCAGAACTATCGTCTTCCCTACAAGCACCCGGTATGATACAATGTATTCATACAACAACTTGAACAAGCGACGAGAATGGGTTGCTCACCTTCAAGCTGGGGCTGGAATTGTGGCCGACAGTGATCCTGCTGATGAGCAGAGAGAATGCGAGAACAAAGCTGCAGGTCTGGCTCGCGCCATTGATCTTGCAGAAGAATCATTTGTGAAGAATTGA
- the LOC8286431 gene encoding 60S acidic ribosomal protein P0: protein MAVKPTKAQKKVEYDKKLCRFLDEYSQILVVAADNVGSNQLQSIRQGLRGDSVVLMGKNTMMKRSVRLHAEKTGNNAFLNLIPLLVGNVGLIFTKGELKEVREEIAKYKVGAPARVGLIAPIDVVVPPGNTGLDPSQTSFFQVLNIPTKINKGTVEIITPVDIIKKGEKVGSSESALLAKLGIRPFSYGLVVLTVYDSGSVFSPEVLDLTDDDLVAKFASGVSMVASLSLSLSFPTIAAAPHMFVNGYKNVLSVAMVSEYSFPQAEKVKEYLKDPSKFAAAAATVAAAGSDTAAPAGAAAAKVEEKEEPAEESEEDMVAGLFD, encoded by the exons ATGGCAGTGAAGCCAACGAAAGCGCAAAAAAAGGTCGAGTACGACAAGAAGCTTTGCCGTTTTCTTGATGAGTATTCACAGATCCTTGTTGTGGCAGCTGATAATGTAGGGTCTAACCAACTCCAGAGTATTAGGCAGGGTTTGAGAGGTGATTCTGTTGTTTTAATGGGTAAAAACACAATGATGAAACGCTCTGTTAGGCTTCATGCTGAGAAAACTGGCAATAATGCTTTTCTAAATCTCATTCCTTTACTTGTT GGTAATGTAGGTTTGATCTTTACTAAGGGTGAGTTAAAGGAAGTTAGAGAAGAGATTGCTAAGTACAAG GTCGGAGCACCTGCTCGTGTGGGTCTCATTGCTCCAATTGATGTTGTTGTCCCACCTGGGAACACTGGACTGGATCCCTCCCAGACATCCTTCTTTCAG GTGCTGAACATCCCAACCAAGATTAACAAAGGAACTGTGGAAATCATTACCCCTGTAGATATCATTAAGAAGGGTGAGAAGGTGGGCTCGTCAGAGTCTGCTCTTCTCGCAAAGCTTGGCATACGACCATTCTCATATGGCCTTGTTGTGCTTACTGTTTATGACAGTGGATCAGTTTTCAGCCCTGAGGTTCTTGATCTCACAGACGATGATCTCGTGGCTAAATTTGCATCTGGGGTATCCATGGTTGCCTCTCTGTCTTTGTCCCTTTCATTCCCAACAATCGCTGCTGCACCTCATATGTTCGTGAATGGATACAAGAATGTTCTATCTGTAGCAATGGTTTCAGAATACTCCTTCCCACAGGCAGAGAAAGTGAAAGAATACCTCAAG GATCCAAGCAAATTTGCAGCTGCTGCAGCCACAGTTGCTGCTGCTGGTTCGGATACTGCTGCTCCAGCTGGTGCTGCCGCAGCCAAGGTGGAAGAGAAGGAAGAGCCTGCTGAGGAATCAGAGGAGGATATGGTAGCTGGGTTGTTCGACTGA